The sequence NNNNNNNNNNNNNNNNNNNNNNNNNNNNNNNNNNNNNNNNNNNNNNNNNNNNNNNNNNNNNNNNNNNNNNNNNNNNNNNNNNNNNNNNNNNNNNNNNNNNNNNNNNNNNNNNNNNNNNNNNNNNNNNNNNNNNNNNNNNNNNNNNNNNNNNNNNNNNNNNNNNNNNNNNNNNNNNNNNNNNNNNNNNNNNNNNNNNNNNNNNNNNNNNNNNNNNNNNNNNNATCTATAACTACTGTCCTTTTTTGACTCCTTAGGTCACTTGACATCAAAAAGCGATGTTTACAGTTTCGGTGTGGTTCTACTTGAAATGCTGACTGGTAGAAGATCTATGGACAAAAACCGACCAAATGGTGAACACAACCTTGTTGAATGGGCGAGACCACATCTCCTGGACAAAAGAAGATTCTACAGGTTACTTGATCCGAGGCTTGAGGGTCATTTCTCGGTGAAAGGAGCTCAAAAAGTGACACAGCTTGCAGCAAAATGCCTTAGCCGTGACCCCAAAATAAGACCGAAGATGAGTGAAGTGGTGGAAATCCTAAAGCCTCTCCCACATCTCAAGGACATGGCTAGCACGTCTTACTACTTCCAGACTATGCAAGCTGAACGTTTGAAATCTGTGTCAGGGTCAGGGTCAGGTCGTGGATTCGGGTCAAGAAATGGGCAACCTGTGGTTCGGACTCTGTCTAGTCCTCATGGTCAAGCTGGTTCCTCACCTTATCGTCATCAGATTCCATCTCCTAAGCCTAAAGGTGCAACAACTTAGAGATTTTGCACTTTCCTGTGACGTAAGCAAGAACGTCTCTTCTTTAACAAATGTAAAACAACAAATCGATATTTCTTAACCCgatgattttaaaagaaaggCGATTTTTAAGGTTTATTCTGAAGAAGATCCCAACTTGTGTATGTTACCTTTGTGGCCTCATGTGTTTTCGTCTGTTGTATTATTGAACAATTGTCTTCTAGGGGTAATATTGTCGTCATCATAATGTATTATTTAGTCGTTTTCACTTTCACAATCGCTTCACCAATACGTAAAACAACCTCTTCCTCATTAGTCATTACTACAACTAGTATTATAAGATAGTAGTACATATCAAGAAGGGGTATTGGATAATTTGGATGACATTTTGCtttgaaagtttgaattttgtttcctctttgtgAGTTTTTTGGACTTATCTACTTTGTCGCTTCACATAGATAAccgaattattttaaaatacaaaaaaacatgtcaTAATGACAACTTTTCTTACGTGAAAATTATTACTTAgtactattattaattttattgaagCTTACATGCCACTGTAGCTGAAGCTCTACTTAATAGGCCGAGAAGACACAGGGTAGACCATTTCAATAAAATTGAGGAAGTCCTTGACAGTCTGCGCAACAGGGGTTTGGTAGAGACAGAGGATATTGTCTTCTGGAAAGGAAAAAGAGATAAATACAAAGAGATAAATACAAAGCATCCTTCTGCACAAAAGATACATGGGACTTTATTCGCATTGTCAAGCAACAAAGGATTTGGTATGCAGGTGTTTGGTTCTCTCACGCCACACCTAAGTACTCTTTTTTGGTCTGGTTAGCCATCTTGAATCGGCTTACGACTAGTGATCGAATGCAGCACTTGAACACACGGATTGATGGTACTTGTGCTCTCTGCAGTAACTCGCAGGAAACGCGAAACCATTTGTTTTTTGCTTGCTCTTACTTCAAGGAAATCTGGACAAGGCTCACCTCGGTACTCTTACGAAGTACATTTTCTACCGACTGGGACTCACTCCTATTACTCCTCACAGATGCATCTCTTGGCAAGCACACTCTGTTTCTACTAAGGTATAGTTTTCTAGCTGCGGTTCACTCCCTCTGGAGGGAGCGGAATAGAAGACGTAATGGGGAATCACCGACCCCACCCTCTCTGCTCACCAAACAACTTGATCGACAAGTCCGGGATCGCCTGCTCTCTATCCAAGGCAACGATCTTCGACTAGTCTGGCTCGCTTCAAGATGAAGACAAGCACTCACAAtactattagtttttttttttttttaacacaaatcttttttaaacttttttgaaTCACAGATTTCATATACAAACGCTGCACTCTGTTGTAACCAAGtatttttcgaataaattttacattttattcaaaaaaaaaggaccGTTCCAGCTTTGAAGTTTCCCAAAAGTTCGGTAATCCCCTCCACCTCTTTCCAACAAACACAACttcatattcaaacaaaatatagatataatagaaccatattgttatttttatttcgaAACCATACACATAACAGCTACAATAGAACCacattgttaattttttattggCACGCATATCTAATAATTGTTCAATAGTGACATTTTCTTTGACTTTTCAAATATGTTTCTCACTAGTCTCTACCTTTGCGAATGACATATAAAGTATAATTCCTAAGcaaaaagaagttaaaagaaGAGTAACCgctaagaaatcacaaatatttttcaaattcaataattttattgttcTCCAAGATATATACTACTTGACATTTCAATGAAAATGTCACACTactgaataatataattaataaataggAAATTTCCGAGGAATGTTACATGACATCTTGACATGATCATCCTCTACCTCTTATCTATATAGATAGCTCTCCTGCGACTTTCCTCTATCCCACAAACTCTCAGAGAGAGACAAAACAGAGGccgatacatatatataatctattcataatcttcttcttcttcttcttcttcttagttcttTGTAAGATTTAATGGGGAATCTTTTCTGTTGTGTGCTTGTGAAGCAATCAGATTTGGCGGTCAAGGAGAGGTTTGGCAAATTCCAAAAAGTTCTAAATCCAGGTCTCCAGTTTGTTCCCTGGATCATCGGTGATTACGTCGCCGGTACACTAACTCTCCGTCTCCAGCAACTCGATGTTCAAtgtgaaaccaaaacaaaggtAAGTAACACCTTTTAATACACATCTATATACAAGTCTCCTTCTTCTAATTCATCTTTGATTATGTAACAGGACAATGTGTTTGTGACAGTGGTTGCATCCATACAATACAGAGTCTTGGTTGACAAGGCAAGTGATGCTTTTTACAGACTCAGCAATCCAACAACCCAAATCAAAGCCTACGTCTTTGAtggtatcttcttctttgtccttCTCAATACAGAGTATTATTATAAGTTGTTCACAAGGATAAAGTGATGCTTTTTGGCCAGTCAAATTAGTgaattcttgttttgtttccgGGGTCTCAGTGATCAGAGCATGTGTTCCAAAACTGAACTTGGACGATGTGTTCGAGCAGAAGAATGAAATCGCCAAATCAGTGGAAGAAGAGCTAGACAAAGCCATGACTGCTTATGGTTATGAGATCCTTCAAACCCTAATCATCGACATCGAGCCTGATCAACAGGTTAAACGTGCCATGAACGAAATCAACGCTGGTAAGTCCCCAAAtcttaaaaccctaaatcaaaagtAGATTAGTATTGTTGGttaattggtttaaaatttcCAATTGTTACAGCGGCGAGGATGAGAGTGGCGGCGAACGAAAAAGCAGAGGCAGAGAAAATCATACAGATAAAGAGAGCAGAAGGTGAAGCCGAGTCGAAGTACCTGTCGGGACTCGGAATCGCTAGACAGAGGCAAGCGATCGTGGACGGTTTGAGAGACAGTGTTCTAGGGTTCGCAGGTAACGTGCCAGGGACGTCAGCGAAAGATGTGTTGGACATGGTGATGATGACTCAGTACTTCGACACAATGAGAGATATCGGAGCAACCTCCAAATCCTCGGCGGTGTTTATCCCTCACGGTCCAGGCGCAGTTTCTGACGTGGCAACGCAGATTCGAAATGGCTTATTACAGGCCAACAATGCCTCGTAGACTTGCTCAAGTCAAAATTGTCTTCGTCTTCTCtattaatgttttatatattgttgtcataagtttttttaatgtaaCGGTGTGCTGATTGTGAATTGTCATGTTGCTGTACTTATCTCTTTCGTGACTACAACAAACGCTTTGTATTTTGTATCTTTctattttgaccaaaaagaacTTCCAACTTGCGAGAGTAAAAAGTCAAATTATTAATTCGTGGACTTCGCGGCTCGTCTCAATGAAAACGCGTGGGCCTGAACTGAAGCCCATCTCATTTAACTCTCTACTCTAGTTACTTAACGATAAGATACATTGcaaataaaaactgaaacagAACAAATTGTAAGGGTTTCACCGCATCACCTCAAGATGAtcctttttcaactttttattctTCTACAAATCCGACAAGAAAATGGGAAAGTTGAGTAGTAGCCATTCAAACCATGAGTAGCCATGTAGAGAGAAAAACAGAACGTAGAAAGAAACTAGTTTAAAAAAAGCTATAGcaacttcttcttccatctcagTTTTCAAGGCTTGAGTGCGAGAGCCAATCCAACTTTAGCATTCTTGTCAATGGCCTTTGTGTCGACTTCTCCAGAGATAGTGAAGAAGGACTTGGGCTTCCACTCGTGTTGAATGAGCGCACTGGCAATACCGGCACTGTTAACACGTGCTTTCACAGAGGTCAAGGGGTCAAGCGAGTGCTGTGTTCCAACGGTTATGGTGTTGTCTTTGTTAGAGAACCTGTGGCTCACTTCTGCTCCAACAGCAGTGTTGAACAGCGGGTTCACAATGTGATAGTAGGATGCATTCAATAGATCAAACTTCTCGTTcctaaacaaacaataaaacccAAATGATATTAATAGAGAATCAACGAGAAACAATCCAAATATCTCACAAAAAATCAACTTACACGGTAAGGGAGGCAATCAAGTCCTCCTTGGCAAAGCTTAAACCAGCGTTGATCTTGGTGAAATTGCCAGACTTGGTGTCGAATGAAACATCAGTACCAACAGCCAAGACATTGGTGCCAATCACACCAGAGAAGTTGACAGTTGGGTTCTGAGTCAATCCCATGCTTGTGCTTATACCGGCATAGTCATGCAAGTATTGCACCTCAATCTGTTTATAAGAAGAGGAAaggagaagattttttttttaaacgtaaAGTTAAGTCTCAACCGATGAAGCTTTAAAACTATACAAAGACATAGGTTCGTTCGTGTAGTGATTAAAACAATACCTTGCCAGAATTTTGGTCAGGAGCCTTGAAGCTGAAGATAGACTTCAGTCCAGGTGCAGCCTCATCAACCGTAGCAGTGATCAGGACCTGAAACCAAATACACACAAACTTGTAAGGAGCGTAACTAAAACAACCAAACAGAAGTATGAAAAATAGGGgtagagaagaaataaataaatatacttaCGGTAGAATCAGTGCAAACTTTCAAATCAGTAGTAACGTTCTTTTGCTTGGATTGAAAAGCAACATCTCCCAACAAAACGTCACCTTTCTTAGTTCCAGATGAGGTGATGGCCTACAAAGAAAGAACCAAGTTATGAGTAAAAAGATGGCCAACGGATAGAAGAAATCCAATCTTCGAAGAAAGTACAGAGTAAACAAATCTGAGAAACAAATGCTGATTTCAACACAACTCAGAAGTAAACACTAAAGGCTAATGAGTAAGGCAACAGTAGAAGCACACTGAAGGagaataaattcaaaataaaccGTAATCATCTATAAAGAATACAGAGCTGATAGATActcaaagatgaagaaagtaGATACTTACAACACCAGCAGGGGAGTAAGTGGTGATACTAAACTTCTGATCGCTGTTGTGGTCTCTGTACAGAAGATCTGCAAACAAGATTTACAGTATTCAAATTGACAATCCCAGAAGACCAACCAACCATGACCAAATCGAGCAAACACACAAATCGAGAGTGAACCCCCAGgggaataataataacaataatcgAAATCCATAAACATTTGAATCTTTCTAATACGCATGCATCATCTATCATCGACAAGACCGAGAAAAATTGAAGTCTAAAAACAAAGGGAATCAAAATCCCAGAGAAACGGAACCCTGATAATTAAGATCGTCTCTGGGCACAAACAGATTCAATTCAACGAATGAAAGATAAAATACCTCTGGCTTTTTTGCCGATTTCGGTGTAGAGACCAGGACCTTTCACCATTGTTGCTTAGCTTTCTCTGTTggggaagacaaaaaaaaaaaaagaaattggaagAGAGAGCTGAGGCCTGAGGGAAAGATGTGTGTGTGGGCGTCGGtctctctctgactctctctctctttaagacttaagagattgaagaaaccctaattatttttatttttatacccTAATTATCTCAGAAGCAAAAATGTTATGAGCCGTTGGATGGAGCCTCCCTGTTTCAGTTTCCTTATCCGCAGCCGTCCATAtgtatatttattgaaaaatactaggggtgaacctcttatattcaccccctcttaattaaccaatcaaaatacaacaaaacgccatatcatatattatatttataaaataaatcaaaactaaaaaaaaagacaaaacaattaaagaaaataaattctgtagtttttttaattagaaaattatgtcggtttaggtttataaaagaatgattagagtgtagattttacaattaaaaacaaatatatgtcggtttgggtttataaaagagtggttagggtttagattttataattaaacaaaattatatgtcggtttgggtttacaaattagtggttagggtttagattttataattaaacgaaattatatgtcggtttgggtttataaaaaagtggttagggtttaggatttagattttacaatcaaacaaatttatatatcggtttgggtttataaaagagtggttagagtttagattttacaattgaaaaaaattatatgtcggtttgggtttataaaagagtagttagggtttagattttacaattaaacaaaattgtatttcaatttgggtttataaaagagtggttaaaatttaaattacacaattaaaaaaaaattcggtttgggtttaaagtaatttgaattttgatattataattaaaaactataatataatatttagaattaacaattataaaattaattaatatacagattttgtttcttcaattaATCATTTGTTTCCTTAGTTAATAGGGGGTGAATGGTAGGGGCGAACCTAAGAATTATTCATATTTATTCCCTTCTGACCAAGACAAAAttattcttcttcaatattttaCATGGGCTACCAAACGGCGTCGTTTACTTTCCTTCTTTTCTTACCACGCATAATATGAGATAAAATGGTGTATTCTTTTGAAAAggcacaataatttttattttactcacATTTACTTATTTTCGATTTTTACACAATTCTTTCTATTTGTGGTGATTGTAATTTAAGtgacaataatttaaaaaatatatatatatatatatataatgaaataataatgttattttttcatggttttaacttttctttataGTGATATCAAACCTTAAATAAATCTTTACATCTTTAAGGGCaccaaatcacaaatcaaatctttttcaaAGCTTTCCAACTAAGTTAATGTAGTTACTATGATTCGAAAAACCAACTTGAAATTGAAGAATCATTAATGGTATAATTTCATAGAAATCACGATTATTGATTCATATGTGTATTCTAAGTCAACAACGACGATGCCTTTTGACAATAACTAGCATCTTCACAATCACTACCTTTTAGATGCATGAGAATTAGAAAGTGATTGTTTCTATTGCTAAAATCAGTTGGAAAGCTTGATAAacaattttttctctctctcttcgtatCCATCcaaatatagaagaagaaaataaaattaacaaagaaaccTGTCCACAAGTAATATATGGTGGCGTTCCATACATAACGGGGAAACTTTCTAAATATAGAAGTCAActttct comes from Camelina sativa cultivar DH55 chromosome 19, Cs, whole genome shotgun sequence and encodes:
- the LOC109130760 gene encoding receptor-like serine/threonine-protein kinase At3g01300; this translates as LSFFDSLGHLTSKSDVYSFGVVLLEMLTGRRSMDKNRPNGEHNLVEWARPHLLDKRRFYRLLDPRLEGHFSVKGAQKVTQLAAKCLSRDPKIRPKMSEVVEILKPLPHLKDMASTSYYFQTMQAERLKSVSGSGSGRGFGSRNGQPVVRTLSSPHGQAGSSPYRHQIPSPKPKGATT
- the LOC104763829 gene encoding hypersensitive-induced response protein 3-like — its product is MGNLFCCVLVKQSDLAVKERFGKFQKVLNPGLQFVPWIIGDYVAGTLTLRLQQLDVQCETKTKDNVFVTVVASIQYRVLVDKASDAFYRLSNPTTQIKAYVFDVIRACVPKLNLDDVFEQKNEIAKSVEEELDKAMTAYGYEILQTLIIDIEPDQQVKRAMNEINAAARMRVAANEKAEAEKIIQIKRAEGEAESKYLSGLGIARQRQAIVDGLRDSVLGFAGNVPGTSAKDVLDMVMMTQYFDTMRDIGATSKSSAVFIPHGPGAVSDVATQIRNGLLQANNAS
- the LOC104744231 gene encoding mitochondrial outer membrane protein porin 1 translates to MVKGPGLYTEIGKKARDLLYRDHNSDQKFSITTYSPAGVAITSSGTKKGDVLLGDVAFQSKQKNVTTDLKVCTDSTVLITATVDEAAPGLKSIFSFKAPDQNSGKIEVQYLHDYAGISTSMGLTQNPTVNFSGVIGTNVLAVGTDVSFDTKSGNFTKINAGLSFAKEDLIASLTVNEKFDLLNASYYHIVNPLFNTAVGAEVSHRFSNKDNTITVGTQHSLDPLTSVKARVNSAGIASALIQHEWKPKSFFTISGEVDTKAIDKNAKVGLALALKP